Proteins from a genomic interval of Desulfofustis limnaeus:
- a CDS encoding NuoF family protein: protein MNREELQAMGEREQEKQQSYRCRLLCCASTPCLSSGATAVIETFKQVIKEHDLEAEVAITSTGCMGPCSRGPLVTVQVNGQQDVIYEQVTPELAREIALAHAAAEPKTVEKNILPGDLAFFTKQKKVVLSNSGLIDPDRLESYVARGGYSALAHALREMTPMEVCETIIKSGLRGRGGAGYPSGLKWDLVRKAPGDKKYVIANGDEGDPGAYMDRTLMESDPHRVLEGMAIAGYAVGADQGFIYVRGEYPIAAKRLENAIRIAERRGLLGGRVLDSSFNFRVDIRIGAGAFVCGEETALMASIMGRRGQPWPRPPYPAQKGLWGFPTLINNVETFGNIAPIIENGAEWYASIGTEKSKGTKIFALAGTVETTGLIEVPMGISLREIVFDIGGGIPGGREFKAAQTGGPSGGCIPAEHLDTPVDYESLSRLGSIMGSGGLVVMDDTSCMPDVAKFFMEFCMDESCGKCVPCRVGTVQLHQILEHITNGSATQEDLDKLEELCIMMKETSLCGLGQSAPNPLLSTLKYFRQEYEAHIANRTCPAEKCTFTEVPPLQLTEELQRRARLAKTDSEVS from the coding sequence ATGAATCGTGAAGAACTACAGGCAATGGGAGAACGCGAACAAGAGAAGCAGCAGAGCTATCGGTGCCGCCTGTTGTGCTGCGCCAGCACGCCCTGTCTGTCTTCAGGCGCCACGGCTGTGATCGAGACCTTCAAACAGGTGATCAAGGAGCACGACCTGGAAGCCGAAGTCGCCATCACCTCGACCGGCTGCATGGGCCCCTGCAGCCGCGGCCCGCTGGTCACCGTCCAGGTAAACGGCCAACAAGACGTCATCTACGAACAGGTCACGCCCGAACTGGCCCGGGAGATCGCCCTGGCCCACGCAGCAGCGGAACCGAAGACTGTAGAGAAAAACATCCTGCCCGGCGACCTCGCTTTTTTTACTAAGCAGAAAAAAGTGGTGCTGTCCAACAGCGGCCTGATCGATCCGGACCGGCTGGAGAGCTACGTGGCCCGCGGCGGCTACAGCGCGCTGGCCCATGCTCTGCGGGAGATGACTCCAATGGAGGTGTGTGAGACGATCATCAAGAGCGGTCTGCGGGGACGCGGCGGTGCCGGTTACCCAAGCGGGCTGAAGTGGGACCTGGTGCGCAAGGCGCCGGGAGACAAAAAATACGTGATCGCCAACGGTGACGAGGGCGATCCCGGCGCCTACATGGATCGTACCCTGATGGAATCGGACCCCCATCGAGTACTGGAAGGAATGGCCATCGCCGGCTATGCGGTCGGCGCCGACCAGGGGTTCATCTATGTCCGGGGCGAGTACCCGATCGCCGCCAAGCGGCTGGAAAACGCCATCCGCATTGCCGAGCGCCGAGGCCTGCTGGGTGGCCGCGTGCTGGACAGCAGCTTCAACTTTCGCGTCGACATCCGGATTGGCGCCGGAGCCTTTGTCTGCGGTGAGGAGACAGCCCTGATGGCCTCGATCATGGGACGCCGCGGCCAGCCCTGGCCCCGCCCCCCCTACCCGGCACAGAAAGGGCTCTGGGGATTCCCGACACTGATCAACAACGTGGAGACCTTCGGCAACATCGCGCCGATCATCGAAAACGGCGCCGAGTGGTACGCCTCGATCGGTACGGAAAAGAGCAAGGGCACCAAAATCTTCGCCCTGGCCGGAACGGTCGAGACCACCGGCCTGATCGAAGTGCCGATGGGCATCTCCTTGCGCGAAATCGTCTTCGATATCGGCGGCGGCATCCCGGGCGGCCGGGAATTCAAGGCGGCCCAGACCGGCGGTCCGAGCGGCGGCTGCATTCCGGCTGAACATCTGGATACCCCGGTCGATTACGAAAGTCTCAGCCGGCTCGGCTCGATCATGGGCTCCGGCGGTTTGGTGGTCATGGACGACACCAGTTGCATGCCCGATGTGGCCAAGTTCTTCATGGAATTCTGCATGGACGAGAGCTGCGGCAAATGCGTGCCCTGCCGCGTTGGCACCGTGCAGCTGCACCAGATCCTCGAGCATATCACCAACGGCAGCGCCACCCAAGAGGACCTGGATAAGCTCGAAGAGCTGTGCATCATGATGAAGGAGACCAGCCTGTGCGGGTTGGGACAGTCCGCCCCGAATCCGCTGCTCAGTACGCTCAAGTATTTTCGCCAGGAGTATGAAGCCCACATAGCCAATCGTACCTGTCCGGCCGAAAAATGCACGTTCACCGAGGTGCCGCCATTGCAACTGACCGAAGAACTGCAGCGCCGCGCCCGCTTGGCCAAGACTGATTCGGAGGTGTCATAA
- the hoxU gene encoding bidirectional hydrogenase complex protein HoxU, producing the protein MSVVTLHINDELVSARSDQKLLEVIREQGIDIPTLCHMEGISDLGGCRLCLVEVQGSNRLLASCVTPVQEGMSVYTHSERLVKYRRMIMELLLSERNHTCAVCVMNGHCELQYEAAKLGVDHVRYDYLSPDLPIDASHSNFTLDHNRCILCLRCVRVCDEVEGAHTLDVMGRGTNSRIITALNRPWGKCISCTKCGKCVQVCPTGALFEKGSSVGEMEKRHAFLSWILNGRERKEWHW; encoded by the coding sequence ATGTCCGTCGTCACACTGCATATCAACGATGAACTGGTCAGTGCCCGCAGTGACCAGAAATTGCTCGAGGTGATCAGGGAGCAGGGGATCGACATCCCCACCCTCTGCCATATGGAAGGGATCAGCGACCTGGGCGGCTGCCGGCTCTGTCTCGTCGAGGTCCAGGGCTCAAACCGGCTGCTCGCCTCCTGCGTCACCCCGGTCCAAGAAGGGATGTCGGTCTACACCCACAGCGAACGATTGGTCAAGTACCGACGCATGATCATGGAGCTGCTGCTCTCAGAACGGAACCACACGTGCGCCGTGTGCGTCATGAACGGCCACTGCGAACTGCAGTACGAGGCAGCTAAACTGGGCGTCGACCACGTCCGCTACGACTATCTCTCACCCGATCTTCCCATTGACGCCAGCCACAGCAACTTTACCCTCGACCACAACCGCTGCATCCTCTGTTTGCGCTGTGTCCGGGTGTGTGACGAGGTCGAGGGAGCCCATACCCTCGACGTCATGGGCCGCGGCACCAACAGCCGCATCATCACCGCGCTCAATCGCCCCTGGGGCAAATGCATCAGCTGCACCAAGTGCGGCAAGTGCGTGCAGGTCTGTCCGACCGGCGCCCTCTTCGAAAAGGGTTCGTCGGTGGGGGAAATGGAGAAACGCCACGCCTTCCTGTCCTGGATTCTCAACGGCAGGGAGCGCAAGGAATGGCACTGGTGA
- the modA gene encoding molybdate ABC transporter substrate-binding protein codes for MKRSLLAIWPILVFFLLLSTHLAAAPSVQLSVAASMTDAIKALSVDFGKTHPDIEILFNFGASGALAKQIEQGAPVDIFISAHTKWMKHLADKNLIDTCSERVFGYNTLVFTGDPKLEPLGLADIVQLKRIAIGTPESVPAGQYAKQALIASGLWDTLEQGNRLMLTQDVRQALIYADRGEVDGAFVYKTDALLATNAKVLFSVPAELYDQVTYPIALTLTGTNNEAAQTLFEYLQTPAATTIITGFGFEPAK; via the coding sequence ATGAAGCGAAGTCTGCTCGCCATCTGGCCGATACTTGTGTTCTTTCTTCTGCTGTCGACGCACCTTGCAGCCGCTCCTTCAGTGCAGCTTTCCGTTGCAGCCAGCATGACCGATGCCATCAAAGCGTTGTCTGTCGATTTTGGCAAGACCCACCCTGACATCGAGATTCTCTTCAATTTCGGCGCCTCAGGGGCCCTGGCCAAACAGATCGAGCAAGGTGCACCGGTGGATATTTTCATTTCAGCACATACCAAATGGATGAAGCATCTGGCAGATAAGAACCTCATAGATACCTGCTCCGAACGGGTATTCGGGTACAACACCTTGGTGTTTACCGGCGACCCGAAGCTGGAACCGCTTGGTCTTGCCGATATCGTCCAGCTGAAAAGGATCGCCATCGGCACACCGGAAAGCGTACCGGCCGGACAATACGCCAAACAGGCTCTGATCGCCAGCGGTCTGTGGGATACGCTGGAACAGGGCAACCGGTTGATGCTCACCCAGGACGTACGCCAGGCCTTGATCTATGCCGATCGCGGCGAGGTCGATGGGGCTTTCGTCTACAAAACCGATGCGCTCCTGGCGACAAATGCCAAAGTTCTGTTCAGCGTCCCCGCCGAACTCTATGACCAGGTAACCTACCCGATCGCCCTGACCTTGACCGGCACGAACAATGAGGCGGCCCAGACCCTGTTCGAGTATCTGCAGACACCCGCAGCCACGACCATCATCACCGGCTTCGGCTTCGAACCGGCCAAGTAG
- the modC gene encoding molybdenum ABC transporter ATP-binding protein: protein MRLEIDVEKQLGAFFCRIDCRLESESCGVFGPSGSGKTTLMNMLAGLVPPDRGRITLDGVPLFDHRAGINHKPEKRRIGVVFQHAFLFEHLNVRNNLLYGMKRTPQQRRSIDPVHLFRALDLEHLLERRVTRLSGGERQRVALGRAMLASPRLILLDEPLTGLDRALKFRIIPHLRQVFTEFSIPYLFISHSHQEMRLMTKDVLIMEQGQVARLTTTEELARSTAASADRGYTNFLEFENRQDCGNLLTYQWGTNRLTVVKTVDAPESAVFSLSARDIVLFKRHPEASSARNILVATVRSTQLTDWLVRVELDCYGRTLIAEIVPQSMVELGIRPGTSCIVVFKASALRRLT from the coding sequence ATGCGACTGGAAATCGACGTTGAAAAGCAACTCGGCGCCTTCTTCTGCCGGATCGATTGCCGCCTGGAGTCGGAATCCTGCGGTGTTTTCGGTCCATCCGGCAGCGGCAAGACCACCTTGATGAACATGCTGGCCGGCCTGGTGCCGCCCGATCGTGGCAGAATCACACTCGACGGTGTCCCCTTGTTCGACCACCGGGCCGGCATCAATCACAAGCCGGAAAAACGACGGATTGGGGTCGTTTTTCAGCACGCTTTTCTGTTTGAGCACCTGAATGTCCGTAACAACCTGCTCTATGGCATGAAACGTACACCACAGCAGCGGCGATCCATAGACCCCGTCCATTTGTTCAGAGCCTTGGACCTGGAACACCTGCTGGAACGGCGGGTCACCCGGTTGTCCGGAGGCGAACGCCAGCGGGTGGCACTTGGCCGGGCGATGCTCGCCAGCCCCCGTCTGATCCTGCTGGACGAGCCATTGACCGGGTTGGATCGAGCCTTGAAATTCAGGATCATCCCGCACCTGCGCCAGGTGTTTACCGAATTCTCAATTCCCTACCTGTTCATCAGCCACAGTCACCAGGAGATGCGGTTGATGACCAAAGACGTGCTGATCATGGAGCAGGGCCAGGTGGCGCGACTCACCACCACCGAGGAATTGGCCCGCTCCACCGCCGCTTCCGCCGACCGCGGTTACACCAATTTCCTGGAGTTTGAAAACCGGCAGGACTGCGGCAACCTGCTCACCTACCAGTGGGGCACCAACCGGCTGACCGTGGTCAAGACCGTGGATGCCCCGGAATCGGCAGTCTTCTCCCTGAGCGCCCGGGACATTGTCCTGTTCAAGCGCCACCCGGAGGCCTCAAGCGCCCGCAACATCTTGGTGGCAACCGTCCGTTCCACACAGCTCACCGACTGGCTGGTCCGGGTGGAGTTGGACTGTTACGGCCGGACCCTGATTGCAGAAATCGTCCCGCAGTCCATGGTAGAACTGGGTATTCGGCCCGGCACCAGCTGTATTGTCGTCTTCAAAGCCTCCGCCCTGCGCCGTCTCACCTGA
- a CDS encoding Ni/Fe hydrogenase subunit alpha: protein MGQTVTIDPVTRIEGHAKITIHLDDGGAVEDVRFHVTEFRGFEKFCEGRSFWEMPGITARICGICPVSHLMASAKAGDAILGVKIPPAAEKLRRLMNWAQYVQSHALSFFHLSAPDLLLGMESFPAARNIVGLIQAYPDVARNGIRLRQIGQEIIRILGGKSVHPSWTVPGGVRQPLSADDRDTIKRMLPDAFDIIEIALDLLKDSFESFAREIETYGNFPSLFAGLVTPDGGLEHYDGLFRVMDSDGKLLEEGIDPARYRSIIEEAVEPWSYLKFPYYKPLGYEDGAGMYRVGPLARINICDYIGTPRADRELRQFRRLGERGKPVASSFHYHYARLIEVLFALEKIEETLESDDITSTRVRSEAGVNQLVGIGVSEAPRGTLFHEYHVDENGILQKANLIVATGQNNLAMNRTVRQIAEAYITGGKPGEGLLNRLEHGIRMFDPCLSCSTHAVGQMDLQVTLVDRHGTVIDRLTR, encoded by the coding sequence ATGGGCCAGACGGTTACCATCGATCCCGTGACCCGCATTGAAGGGCACGCCAAGATCACCATTCACCTCGACGATGGGGGAGCCGTGGAGGATGTCCGCTTCCACGTCACCGAGTTCAGAGGTTTTGAAAAATTCTGTGAAGGTCGCAGCTTCTGGGAAATGCCGGGCATCACCGCACGGATCTGCGGCATCTGTCCGGTCAGCCACCTGATGGCCTCGGCCAAGGCCGGCGACGCCATCCTGGGCGTAAAAATACCGCCGGCGGCGGAAAAACTGCGCCGCTTGATGAACTGGGCGCAATACGTGCAAAGCCACGCGCTGAGCTTTTTTCATCTGAGCGCACCGGATCTGCTGCTGGGCATGGAGAGCTTTCCGGCAGCACGCAATATCGTCGGCCTGATTCAGGCCTACCCGGACGTGGCCCGCAACGGCATCAGGCTGCGCCAGATCGGTCAGGAGATCATCCGCATCCTCGGCGGCAAGAGCGTCCACCCATCGTGGACGGTACCCGGCGGCGTCCGCCAGCCGCTCTCCGCCGACGATCGTGACACCATCAAACGTATGCTGCCGGACGCCTTCGACATTATCGAGATTGCCCTGGATCTGCTCAAAGACAGCTTCGAATCGTTTGCCAGAGAGATCGAGACCTACGGCAACTTTCCCAGCCTGTTTGCCGGCCTGGTCACCCCGGACGGTGGTCTCGAGCATTATGACGGACTGTTCAGGGTCATGGACAGCGACGGAAAACTGCTCGAAGAAGGGATCGATCCGGCCCGCTACCGGTCGATCATCGAGGAAGCGGTAGAGCCCTGGAGCTACCTGAAATTCCCCTATTACAAGCCGCTCGGGTACGAGGATGGGGCCGGGATGTACCGGGTCGGCCCACTGGCCCGGATCAACATCTGCGACTATATCGGCACCCCCCGAGCCGACCGGGAACTGCGCCAGTTCCGGCGTCTCGGTGAACGGGGCAAACCGGTGGCGAGCAGTTTCCACTATCATTATGCCCGGCTCATCGAGGTCCTCTTCGCCCTGGAAAAGATCGAAGAGACCCTGGAGTCCGACGACATCACGTCGACCCGGGTGCGCAGCGAGGCCGGGGTCAACCAATTGGTCGGCATCGGCGTCAGCGAAGCGCCGCGCGGCACGCTGTTCCACGAGTACCACGTGGATGAAAACGGCATCCTGCAGAAGGCCAACCTGATCGTCGCCACCGGCCAGAACAACCTCGCCATGAACCGGACCGTGCGCCAGATCGCCGAGGCCTACATCACCGGTGGGAAGCCCGGCGAAGGATTGCTGAACCGGCTTGAACACGGCATCAGGATGTTCGACCCCTGCCTCAGCTGCTCCACCCACGCAGTCGGCCAGATGGACCTGCAGGTAACACTGGTTGATCGGCACGGAACCGTGATCGATCGGCTGACCCGCTAG
- a CDS encoding NADP oxidoreductase, which produces MKQHAKRKKIRLATAWLGGCSGCHMSLLDLDERLVDLFQAADLVYSPIADIKTFPEEVDVTLVEGAVANVDHLELAQQIRERSTIVVSFGDCAVTGNVTSLRNRLKVDDLLTKVYQEGPGKAPRGLEEDRIIPALIPKVLPLHQVIEVDAYVPGCPPEPDAIWEAVNALLHGAPVRLKQEMRYFG; this is translated from the coding sequence ATGAAACAGCATGCAAAACGAAAGAAGATCAGATTGGCGACGGCCTGGCTCGGCGGATGTTCCGGATGCCACATGAGTCTGCTCGACCTGGATGAACGACTGGTCGACTTGTTCCAGGCCGCTGACCTGGTCTACAGTCCGATCGCCGATATCAAGACCTTCCCGGAAGAGGTCGATGTGACGCTGGTGGAAGGGGCGGTGGCCAACGTCGATCACCTGGAACTGGCGCAACAGATCCGGGAACGCAGCACGATCGTAGTCAGTTTCGGCGACTGCGCGGTGACCGGCAACGTCACCAGCCTGCGCAACCGGCTCAAGGTGGACGACCTGCTTACCAAGGTCTACCAGGAAGGTCCGGGCAAGGCGCCGCGCGGCCTGGAAGAGGACCGGATCATTCCGGCCCTGATCCCGAAGGTGCTGCCGTTGCATCAAGTCATCGAGGTGGACGCCTATGTACCCGGTTGTCCCCCCGAACCCGATGCCATCTGGGAGGCGGTCAATGCCCTGCTGCACGGCGCCCCGGTGCGGTTGAAACAAGAGATGAGATACTTTGGCTGA
- the hoxE gene encoding bidirectional hydrogenase complex protein HoxE, protein MATTSKHKTAPAKMETVHTDPRYKLVDRTLKRLHYQQDALIEVLHTAQEAFGFLNDDLMIYIARALKLPQSWVYGVATFYHFFSLEPQGEHTCVVCMGTACYVKRSAEIVATIQKEFGIAPGETTPDGKLSLATARCLGSCGLAPVLVIDDEVLGKETPEGTVQRIKEVITTTPDTGAATDVAVAQPQEEHQS, encoded by the coding sequence ATGGCTACTACCAGCAAACACAAAACCGCACCGGCCAAGATGGAAACGGTGCACACCGATCCGCGCTACAAGCTCGTGGATCGCACTCTGAAGCGGCTCCATTATCAGCAGGATGCTTTGATCGAGGTGCTGCACACCGCCCAGGAAGCCTTCGGATTTCTCAACGACGATCTGATGATCTACATCGCCCGCGCCTTGAAGCTGCCGCAGAGCTGGGTATACGGAGTGGCGACGTTCTATCACTTCTTCTCCCTGGAGCCGCAGGGCGAGCACACCTGCGTGGTCTGTATGGGAACCGCCTGCTACGTCAAGCGCTCGGCGGAGATCGTGGCCACCATCCAGAAGGAATTCGGCATCGCCCCTGGTGAAACCACGCCGGACGGTAAGCTGAGCCTGGCCACCGCCCGTTGTCTCGGCAGCTGCGGGCTGGCTCCGGTCCTGGTGATCGACGACGAAGTGCTCGGCAAGGAGACGCCGGAAGGAACCGTGCAGCGTATCAAAGAAGTCATCACCACCACGCCTGACACCGGCGCCGCCACCGACGTCGCCGTGGCGCAGCCGCAGGAGGAACATCAATCATGA
- a CDS encoding DUF2784 domain-containing protein encodes MVTRFAADAVLVAHVGFILFVTLGALAAFRYRWVILLHLPAAAWGVFIEISGGACPLTGLEKHLRRAAGEAGYSGGFIEHWLLSIIYPSGLTREIQFLLAGALILINLIIYGVLIYRYRDRSSMGT; translated from the coding sequence ATGGTCACTCGTTTTGCCGCCGATGCGGTACTGGTCGCCCACGTGGGGTTTATCCTCTTTGTCACCCTCGGGGCGCTGGCGGCTTTTCGCTATCGCTGGGTGATCCTGCTCCACCTGCCGGCGGCAGCCTGGGGTGTCTTTATCGAAATCAGCGGCGGGGCCTGCCCCCTCACCGGTTTGGAAAAGCACCTCCGCCGCGCCGCCGGCGAGGCCGGCTACAGCGGCGGGTTCATCGAGCACTGGCTGCTGAGCATCATCTATCCGAGCGGCCTCACCCGGGAGATACAGTTTCTGCTGGCCGGGGCGCTGATCCTCATCAATCTCATCATTTACGGGGTACTCATCTATCGCTACCGGGACCGCTCCTCGATGGGCACGTAG
- a CDS encoding TOBE domain-containing protein has protein sequence MSPDYHGNEVFVSELLGLTTDSQIIELLTALDRTGSINRAARDVGLQYKSAWVKLEQINNLLPFPLLKKQAGGSGGGGTSLTLEGKHLLRRIREVHQSFAQFRSYLAGDPDNALETIKTMRRIEMQISARNVWLGQVTSIDRGVVNSVVNIVLKGGDRISSVITDNSVNRLKLVPGKELTVIVKASNVMLGHDIDPEEISARNILIGTIQTITPGAVNDEVIVDLPGGATVTSIITSASVKRLGLTPGTKISAIIKASDVLLAIV, from the coding sequence ATGAGCCCTGATTATCACGGCAACGAAGTCTTCGTTTCCGAATTACTCGGCTTGACGACGGACAGCCAGATTATCGAACTACTCACTGCCCTCGATCGAACCGGCTCCATCAATCGGGCCGCCCGAGATGTGGGTCTGCAGTACAAATCCGCCTGGGTCAAGCTGGAACAGATCAACAACCTGCTGCCCTTCCCGCTGCTCAAAAAACAGGCTGGAGGAAGTGGCGGCGGCGGTACCTCTTTGACACTGGAAGGGAAGCATCTGCTTCGGCGGATCCGCGAGGTGCATCAGAGCTTCGCCCAGTTCAGATCCTATCTGGCTGGCGACCCTGATAATGCTCTGGAAACCATAAAAACCATGAGGAGAATCGAGATGCAGATCAGTGCCCGCAACGTCTGGCTCGGCCAAGTCACGTCCATCGATCGCGGCGTCGTCAACAGCGTGGTCAACATCGTACTCAAAGGCGGTGATCGAATCAGCTCGGTCATTACCGACAATTCCGTGAATCGTCTCAAGCTCGTCCCGGGCAAGGAGCTGACGGTGATCGTCAAGGCCTCCAACGTGATGCTCGGCCACGACATCGACCCCGAAGAAATCTCCGCCCGCAACATCCTGATCGGCACCATTCAAACGATCACCCCGGGCGCGGTCAACGATGAGGTGATCGTCGATCTGCCCGGTGGCGCGACGGTCACCTCGATCATCACCTCGGCCAGTGTCAAACGGCTCGGCTTGACCCCTGGCACAAAAATTTCGGCAATCATCAAGGCTTCCGATGTACTGCTCGCGATCGTTTAA
- a CDS encoding MGMT family protein has product MTPFTRRAIDLIRAIPFGRVTTYGLIGTAAGDHRAARQIARLLAGSSEAMQLPWHRVVNRHGIIPPRRSMSHLLQRHLLEAEGVAVSGSGRVDLSRFLWLPSVTPPPPPEQN; this is encoded by the coding sequence ATGACCCCCTTTACCAGAAGAGCAATCGATCTCATTCGCGCCATACCCTTCGGCCGCGTTACCACCTATGGCCTGATCGGCACAGCGGCCGGAGATCACCGCGCTGCCCGGCAGATCGCCCGGTTGCTCGCCGGCAGTTCAGAAGCCATGCAGCTTCCCTGGCACCGCGTCGTCAACCGACACGGAATCATTCCTCCGCGTCGGTCGATGAGTCACCTCCTGCAGCGCCATCTCCTGGAAGCCGAAGGAGTTGCAGTGAGTGGTAGCGGTCGGGTCGATCTTTCCCGCTTTCTCTGGTTGCCCAGCGTCACGCCACCTCCACCCCCTGAACAAAACTGA
- the modB gene encoding molybdate ABC transporter permease subunit, translating to MFTLSADDLTAIRLSLQVATTATLVALPPGIAAAYFLAFSKMRGKALLEGLINLPLVLPPVVVGYLLLLLLGRNGWLGGALADLDIRVIFTLTGAIIASSVVGFPLLVRSIRIGMEDIDRHCIQAARTLGAGWWDSLITIILPLSGRAILAGMTLMFARSLGEFGATIILAGNIPGVTQTIPLAIYQYTSIPGGDRMALSLCLVSIGLSLIVLLASEAVNRNLSQQ from the coding sequence GTGTTTACACTTTCTGCCGACGACCTGACGGCTATCCGCCTGTCCCTGCAGGTGGCCACGACGGCCACGCTGGTGGCACTGCCGCCCGGCATCGCCGCTGCCTATTTTCTCGCCTTTTCGAAAATGCGGGGAAAAGCGCTGTTGGAAGGGTTAATCAACCTGCCGCTGGTCCTGCCGCCGGTGGTCGTCGGCTACCTGTTGTTGCTGCTGCTCGGGCGAAACGGCTGGCTTGGTGGAGCGCTGGCCGACCTCGACATCCGTGTCATCTTTACCTTGACCGGGGCGATCATCGCCTCTTCGGTGGTTGGTTTCCCCCTTCTGGTCCGCTCCATCCGCATCGGCATGGAGGACATCGACCGTCATTGCATTCAGGCGGCGCGAACCCTTGGCGCCGGCTGGTGGGACTCGCTCATTACCATCATCCTGCCGTTGTCCGGGCGGGCCATTCTGGCCGGCATGACCCTGATGTTCGCCCGCAGTCTCGGGGAGTTTGGAGCCACCATCATTCTTGCCGGCAATATTCCCGGAGTCACCCAGACCATCCCCCTGGCCATTTACCAATACACCAGTATCCCCGGCGGCGATCGGATGGCCCTGTCGCTGTGCCTAGTGTCGATCGGCCTGTCGTTAATCGTGCTGCTCGCCAGCGAGGCAGTCAACCGTAACCTGTCGCAACAATAG
- a CDS encoding citrate/2-methylcitrate synthase, producing MKSTDEQKVVETGAGLEDIVACNSEICFIDGKNGRLLYRGYDVLELAEKSTFEEVAYLLWYGCLPRVTEFKAFLDGFTGSMKLPVETTMILRMFPKAATPMEVIRTAVSSLGHWDPDSGNTGLDACLRKAQRLTLRIPLLVAAHQRLREGLEPIKPVPGHGVAFNFLYTLQGKEPDPLVERAFDVALILHADHELNASTFAARVTAATMADIYSSVTSAIGTLKGPLHGGANMEVMQLIDEIGSPQRAEKTILEKLANKVKIPGFGHRVYRCEDPRVSVLRNYARTVTTHTGRSIYFQITQEIERVVLEQTRVFPNVDLYTASLYTAMGLPRELFTPIFAISRVVGWTSHILEQWSNNRLIRPRAEYVGPADRHYVPIEERSR from the coding sequence ATGAAGTCGACAGACGAGCAGAAAGTGGTGGAGACCGGCGCCGGACTTGAAGATATCGTCGCCTGCAATTCGGAGATTTGCTTCATCGACGGCAAGAACGGCCGTCTCCTCTATCGAGGTTACGATGTGCTGGAGTTGGCGGAGAAGAGCACGTTCGAGGAAGTGGCCTACCTGCTCTGGTACGGCTGTCTGCCGCGTGTTACCGAGTTCAAGGCCTTTCTTGACGGGTTCACCGGGTCCATGAAGCTGCCGGTGGAGACGACCATGATCCTGCGCATGTTTCCCAAGGCGGCGACACCGATGGAGGTCATTCGAACCGCCGTCTCCTCGCTCGGTCATTGGGATCCGGACAGCGGCAATACCGGGCTTGATGCCTGCCTGCGCAAGGCGCAGCGCCTGACCTTGCGCATCCCCCTGCTGGTCGCCGCCCACCAGCGTCTGCGGGAAGGTCTCGAGCCGATCAAGCCGGTTCCAGGCCACGGTGTCGCCTTCAACTTCCTCTACACCCTGCAGGGGAAGGAGCCGGATCCGCTGGTGGAACGGGCCTTCGATGTGGCGCTGATCCTGCATGCCGATCATGAGCTGAACGCCTCGACCTTTGCCGCCCGGGTCACCGCGGCGACCATGGCCGATATCTATTCATCGGTCACCTCGGCCATCGGCACCTTGAAGGGCCCGCTGCACGGCGGCGCCAACATGGAGGTGATGCAACTCATCGACGAGATCGGCAGCCCGCAGCGGGCCGAGAAGACCATTTTGGAAAAGCTGGCCAACAAGGTCAAGATCCCCGGCTTCGGCCACCGGGTCTACCGCTGCGAAGACCCGCGGGTCAGTGTCTTGCGCAACTACGCCCGGACCGTCACCACCCATACCGGACGTTCCATCTACTTCCAGATTACCCAGGAGATCGAGCGGGTGGTACTGGAACAGACCAGGGTCTTTCCCAACGTCGACCTCTACACCGCATCGCTGTATACCGCCATGGGGCTGCCGCGCGAACTGTTCACCCCGATTTTCGCCATCAGCAGGGTGGTCGGTTGGACCTCTCACATCCTCGAGCAATGGAGCAACAATCGGTTGATCAGACCGCGGGCAGAATATGTCGGTCCGGCCGATCGTCACTACGTGCCCATCGAGGAGCGGTCCCGGTAG